The DNA sequence ATTAAAAATCCTACTGCGACTAAAAGACTAATTCCAATCAACAAAACAATTACTGAGATAGCAGACCTCTCCTTTTTGCAAGCAGATTTGTTGAAACAGTTGCAAACAATACAACTGAAATCGAACTGAGAGGCATTAATATTGCAGCAATGAGTGGTGAAAGCATTCCCTGTACAGCGAAACTTAATCCGACAACATTATAGAAAAATGATATGACAAAACTAATATAAATTATTTTAATTGCCGATTGCGAAAAGTTCAGGAATTTTGGGAGCAGCTGCAGATTTGAAGCATCCATTATTGCATCACAAGCAGGTGAGAAACTGCTGATATCTTCTGTCACAGCAATTCCAACATCGCTCTGCTTTAATGCACCTGCATCATTTAGTCCATCGCCAACCATCAAAACTTTTTTGTTTGAAGATTGAAGTGATTTAACATAGTTCAACTTATCTTCAGGAGATTGGTTGAATAATAAGTCATCTTCATTTTTAAAAAACTTGAGAAGATTAAATTTTTCTCCTTCATTGTCACCTGAGAGTAATGAAATTCTGAATCGCTTACTCAATGATTTAACAACTTCACCGATTCCCTCGCGGTAAGAATTAGTTACAGTAAAGAAACCAAGAAGTTCATCGTTTACGGAAACGAAAATCGTTGTCGATTGGATGATTGAATGATTGAATGATTGTTTGGGAAATGGATTAACTGACGATTCATCAATAAATTCTTTTGAGCCGACTTTAATCAAGTTTCCGTAAACAACTCCTGTTATCCCAAGTCCAAGTACTTCATCAAACTTTGTAACAGGGAAAAAATCATCTGCTTCAATTGAATTATAAATTTTCAGACTTAGTGGATGTGTTGAATTACGCACAAGCGATTTAATCATTTTCTGCTGAAATGAATTTAGAACAGCTCCTGTAAAAACAAGATCGGATTTACCAAGCTGAGTGATCGTTCCAGTTTTGTCAAATACAATTGAGTCTACTCTGCCGAGATCTTCAATAACAGAAGTGTTGCGGAGATAAAATTTATTTCTTCCAAAAATCCTCATTGCATTTCCAAAGGTGAATGGGACGGAAAGAACAATTGCACACGGACAAGCTACAATCAACACGGCAGTAAAAACATTAACGGCAATTGCAAAACTTGATGGCAGCCAAAAACCTGCAGATATAAAAGCTGTGAGCAAAACAAAGATTGTAAACCTTTTGCTAATAACTTTCGAAAAGTTGGTGAAGAAACTCTCTGCTTTTTTATTGAAGATGTCATTGTTCCAGAGCTGAGTCAGATAACTTTGCGATACTTCTCTGATTACTTCCAGCTCAATCGCACTGCCAAGCTGCCGACCGCCCGCATAAATCATTTCTCCCGAGACTTTGCTGACCGGCTTGGATTCACCTGTAACAAAACTGTAATCAATTCTCCCATCACCGTTAAACAGAATTGAGTCTGCGGGAATAATTTCATTTTTCCTAACGATGATTCTGTTACCAAGCATCAGCTTGTTTATCGGTATTGATTTCTCTTTGCTATCTTGCTTAATTGTTACTGACAATGGGAAGAATGATTTATAGTTTCTTTCGAAGTTGAGATAAGAATAAGTTTTTTCCTGGAGAAATTTTCCAATTAGAAGAAAGAAAATTAATCCTGTGAGAGAATCGAAATAGCCAACCCCCGATTGTGATGCTACTTCGTACATGCTTCTGCCGAATAGAGCAAGTATTCCAAGTGAAATAGGAAAATCAATGTTGATAATTTTCTTTTTG is a window from the bacterium genome containing:
- a CDS encoding heavy metal translocating P-type ATPase metal-binding domain-containing protein; the encoded protein is MSKENKTETSLSCYHCGDECKDDSIRIEEKLFCCNGCKTVYEIFDQNKLCNYYNLEQNPGISPNFNFGNRFDYLDDPSTIQKILDFQDENISKATFHIPQMHCSSCIWLLENLYKMNSSVTHSQVDFLKKELSVTFVHDKISLKKLVKLLASIGYEPQILLESVEQKNESKASQTLHLRIGVAGFCFLNVMLFSFPEYLGIDITDSFLRTFFITLNFILSLPVVFFSGWEYFGSAIKGLKKKIINIDFPISLGILALFGRSMYEVASQSGVGYFDSLTGLIFFLLIGKFLQEKTYSYLNFERNYKSFFPLSVTIKQDSKEKSIPINKLMLGNRIIVRKNEIIPADSILFNGDGRIDYSFVTGESKPVSKVSGEMIYAGGRQLGSAIELEVIREVSQSYLTQLWNNDIFNKKAESFFTNFSKVISKRFTIFVLLTAFISAGFWLPSSFAIAVNVFTAVLIVACPCAIVLSVPFTFGNAMRIFGRNKFYLRNTSVIEDLGRVDSIVFDKTGTITQLGKSDLVFTGAVLNSFQQKMIKSLVRNSTHPLSLKIYNSIEADDFFPVTKFDEVLGLGITGVVYGNLIKVGSKEFIDESSVNPFPKQSFNHSIIQSTTIFVSVNDELLGFFTVTNSYREGIGEVVKSLSKRFRISLLSGDNEGEKFNLLKFFKNEDDLLFNQSPEDKLNYVKSLQSSNKKVLMVGDGLNDAGALKQSDVGIAVTEDISSFSPACDAIMDASNLQLLPKFLNFSQSAIKIIYISFVISFFYNVVGLSFAVQGMLSPLIAAILMPLSSISVVLFATVSTNLLAKRRGLLSQ